The genomic window AGATAATTTACCTTCAATTAATACAATTTGGGGTGGCACAGAAATAGAATATAACTTTGATTATGGATTCTTACGATACTTGACAAATGATGAAGTTAAGCAAGTAGCAGAGGCTTTATCAAAGTTTTCCTCTGCAATGATCGGGGAAAGGTTTAAACTTAGAGGCTGGGAAGAAGATTTTTTTGATTATTTATTCCAGTATACGTACAATCCGCTTGTGAGATATTACCAAGATGCTGCTGAAAAGGGAAATGCTATGTTTCTCTACTTAAGTTAGATAATTTTATGCAAGTTAATCAGATTCAACCTGTTATGCTGCCAATTGAATTGCCGCTGGTAGCGATCGCGTCTTTAATTATTTTCTGGGTGAAAAAGCATGAAAGCGCTATAAAATGAGAAAATAATTTTATTTTATGATTAATCGTAATTTTTAAAATCAATAAACGTAGAATTTAATAAACCCTAACTAAAAGGTAAAAACTGTGACTTTTACAATCCAACAGGCTTTAATCCCGGTTGATGACGGTTATGCAAACGTCGATGTGCAGATTCAGGATAACGCGATCGCTGCCATCGAAGCTAATCTAGAAGTTGTCGGTACAGCTGTCGATGGTAAAAATAAACTTCTCCTTCCTGGTTTCGTCAACGCCCACACCCACTCTTCAGAAATGTGGCAGCGGGGATTGATTCCCCCTGTACCCTTAGAATTGTGGATTGCGGAACTTTACGACTTTACACCCCTCGAACCCGATCAAGTTTACCTGAGTGCTTTAGGAACAGCGGTAGAAACTCTACTTTCTGGGGGAACTAGCGTAGTCGATCACTTAGTTTTAATTCCTGGCAAAGAAATTGAAACCATTGCCGCTGCTGTTCGCGCCTATAAAGAAATTGGTATCCGTGCTTTTATTGGCCCATTAATTCAAGATGAAACCCTGACTCGTGGCATTCCCACGGGTGGTAAGGAAACGGAACATGAAGCCTACATCCGTTCCACAGAGGCAACTCTAGCACTAATGCAGGAAGCTGTAGACAAGTTTCATAATCCTGAGGAAGGTGTTTATATTTTAGTTGCACCAACGGGGATTCAACTGTGTTCGGATGCCTTGTTTCAAGGTTGTATTGAATTAAGTGATCGCTACAATCTCTGTCGTCATGCCCACCTCTTAGAAACCCAAGCCCAAAAACTCCTCGCCCAGGAAAAATACGGCTGTAGTGCAGTTGAACACCTAAAGCGTATCGGTTATTTAAGTCCGCGCACTTCCTTAGCTCATTGTGTTCATTTGAGCGATGCTGATATTGAAATTATGGCAGAAAATCAATCTACTGTAGTACACAATCCTCTCAGCAACCTGCGTTTAGGTAGCGGCATTGCTCCAATTTTGAAATATCTTCAAGCGGGAGTCAATGTATCTTTTGGTTGTGATGGCGCTGCTAGTAACGACTCGCAAGATTTACTAGAAGCTATCAAAATAGGCTCAATTTTGCACAACATCACTGATTTAGACTACCACCACTGGATTACACCCCGTCAATCCGTAGAAATAGCTGCTTTCGGCGGTGCCAAAGGATTAAATTTAGCCGATGAAATGGGTTCGTTGGCTGTGGATAAAAAGGCTGATTTGGTACTTTATGACCTTACCAGTTTGTCGCTGCTACCCCGCACAGATCCGATTGGCTTGCTAATTTTAGGCCGTCCAACTCAAGCAGTGGACAGTGTTTGGGTAAATGGTAAAAGAATCGTTGCCGATGGCAAAGTGACGACGATTAATGTAGAAGATTTGAGAAAAGAATTGTTTGAGCGCAGCCAATGGGCTACAAATCGTCAGTCTAAAACTTTAGGTGAAATTGAAGCCCACTATCGCAGTGTAATGGGATTACCAGCAGGAGTAAAGAAAGGTTATTCGTAGGATTTGCGGCAGGCTTTTAGCCTGCCCCACTAACAATAAAATTGTTAGTGGCTAATTCTGTTAATTCCGGGTTCTCTTGATATGATCCATAATCTGCTGCTTGCGCTGATCTGAATTGGTACTGTAATTCGCCTGATTGAGTTTTACAGTTTTGCTGACATGATCTAAAATCCGCTTTTTGCGTTCTGAGGTAGCCATTGTTAGATACTTGGATTAATTAATTGGATTACAGACCTTACCTATATATTAACTTATATTAAGTTGGTTTTACAGCCGTGAAAGTTTCCAGACTTGAATGACAAAATACCTCTCTCAAAAGAGAGAAAATTGGAATTAAATGGATATCAACATACCGGATGTGGTAGCTGAAGTTACAGCAGCTTTTGAGCGTTACGAAAAAGCTTTGATTAGCAATGATGTCGCCGTACTCGACGAATTATTTTGGAGGAGTCCACACACTTTGCGCTTTGGGGTGACTGAAAATTTGTATGGCTATGATGCGATCGCTACTTTTCGCAGCCAGCGATCGCCTGTGAATTTA from Funiculus sociatus GB2-C1 includes these protein-coding regions:
- a CDS encoding amidohydrolase, producing MTFTIQQALIPVDDGYANVDVQIQDNAIAAIEANLEVVGTAVDGKNKLLLPGFVNAHTHSSEMWQRGLIPPVPLELWIAELYDFTPLEPDQVYLSALGTAVETLLSGGTSVVDHLVLIPGKEIETIAAAVRAYKEIGIRAFIGPLIQDETLTRGIPTGGKETEHEAYIRSTEATLALMQEAVDKFHNPEEGVYILVAPTGIQLCSDALFQGCIELSDRYNLCRHAHLLETQAQKLLAQEKYGCSAVEHLKRIGYLSPRTSLAHCVHLSDADIEIMAENQSTVVHNPLSNLRLGSGIAPILKYLQAGVNVSFGCDGAASNDSQDLLEAIKIGSILHNITDLDYHHWITPRQSVEIAAFGGAKGLNLADEMGSLAVDKKADLVLYDLTSLSLLPRTDPIGLLILGRPTQAVDSVWVNGKRIVADGKVTTINVEDLRKELFERSQWATNRQSKTLGEIEAHYRSVMGLPAGVKKGYS
- the hpxZ gene encoding oxalurate catabolism protein HpxZ, with the protein product MDINIPDVVAEVTAAFERYEKALISNDVAVLDELFWRSPHTLRFGVTENLYGYDAIATFRSQRSPVNLERSLIHTTITTYGRDFATANTEFQRLGSNPTGRQSQTWMRTPDGWRIVSAHVSLLATPD